Proteins found in one Xenopus laevis strain J_2021 chromosome 1L, Xenopus_laevis_v10.1, whole genome shotgun sequence genomic segment:
- the LOC121396203 gene encoding E3 ubiquitin/ISG15 ligase TRIM25-like translates to MAAADLRDELSCSICTSIYTDPVSLPCGHNFCRDCIERTWDIQEETFLENPSCPECRKTFSRRTELTRDWKLRGLVERFRPTETEPGETGIFCTYCVLSPVPAAKSCLLCEASLCDTHLRGHSKSAEHVLTQPTDSFMGRKCSVHNELLKYYCCEESVCVCVSCCLAGEHEGHRVELLSEASEKKKEKLRQVLDKLRPEREETEREAQRLQERRREVAEKAAGETERVTALFRDIREQLEALEKRLLSDISSQKEKLSLTLTNLMEQLEIKKDELSRKIHHIEELCNMADPLTVLQERESHGAADNEGGRERHDIKVPAVGDLDVDLISETLLTGLAAIVTGVKGRIYGQEATDLLLDINTAGNNVSVSGDRKSASYSRTEQCHPQTPERFQVPQTLSSRSFPSGRHYWEVEVSESGIWGVGVAYLSIERKGDQSWIGKNNKSWFLYRGYNNNYSVRHDSKFTQLPHVPSCRRVRISLDYEAGRLSFYELSEPIRHLHTFTATFTEPLHAAFWVGWDTCVRIIS, encoded by the coding sequence atggcggctgctgatctgagagatgagctgagctgctccatctgtacgagcatttatactgatcctgtatccctgccgtgtggccataacttctgccggGACTGTATTGAGAGAACATgggacatccaggaggagacttTCCTAGAAAATCCTTCTTGCCCTGAATGTAGGAAGACATTTAGTAGGAGAACTGAATTGACAAGAGACTGGAAGCTGCGTGGCCTGGTGGAGAGATTCCGTCCAACTGAGACAGAGCCGGGGGAGACTGGGATCTTCTGCACCTACTGTGTCCTCTCTCCTGTACCTGCTGCtaaatcctgtctcctgtgtgaggcttctctgtgtgaTACCCACCTGAGGGGGCACAGCAAGTCAGCAGAACATGTACTGACCCAACCCACCGACTCCTTTATGGggagaaaatgttctgtacacaATGAGCTCCTAAAGTATTACTGCTGTGAggagtctgtctgtgtctgtgtgtcctgctgtctggccggagagcacgagggccacagggtggagctgctgagtgaggcctctgagaagaagaaagagaaactgaGGCAAGTTCTGGATaaactgaggccagagagagaggagactgagagagaagcccagagactgcaggagcgcaggagagaagtggcagaaaaagcagccggtgagacagagagagtcactgccctgtttagagacatcagggaacagctggaagccctagagaagcgactcctgagtgacatctccagccagaaagagaagctctcactcacactcactaatctgatggagcagctggaaataaagaaggacgagctgtccaggaagatccatcacattgaggagctgtgcaacatggcagatccactcactgtcctacaggaacgggaatcacatggagctgcagataatgaggggggcagagagagacatgatataaaggtccctgctgtaggggatctggatgtggatctgatctcagagacattactcacaggcttagctgccattgtgactggggtaaagggaaggatctatgggcaggaggctacagacctgttactggatataaacacggctgggaataatgtatctgtatcaggggacaggaaatctgcttcctactcacgTACAGAGCAGTGTCACCCACAaaccccagagagatttcaggttcctcagactttaagcagcaggagtttcccctcagggcgacattactgggaagtggaggtcagtgaatcagggatctggggggtaggggtggcctatctcAGTATAGAGAGGAAAGGGGATCAGTCCTGGATTGGAAAGAATAACAAGTCCTGGTTTTTGTACAGAGGGTATAATAATAACTATTCAGTGAGACATGACAGTAAATTCACACAGTTACCCCACGTCCCTTCCTGCAGGAGAgtcaggatctcattggactatgaggctggacgtctgtccttttatgagctgagtgagccaatcagacacttacacaccttcactgccacattcactgagccccttcatgctgcattctgggtagggTGGGATACCTGTGTGAGAATCATTAGTTAG